The following are from one region of the Phycisphaeraceae bacterium genome:
- the fliE gene encoding flagellar hook-basal body complex protein FliE → MSDPLGLISGASGGSPLKPRGPLPGGGQPVDPNEPSFKDFLLKNIEQVNKLQQDATQATEDLLAGRRDDPESVFIATQKADTAFKMLLQLRNKVMDAYEEVKQIRV, encoded by the coding sequence ATGAGCGACCCACTCGGACTCATCTCGGGAGCATCAGGCGGATCGCCGCTGAAGCCGCGCGGGCCCCTGCCCGGGGGCGGTCAGCCGGTCGACCCGAACGAGCCGTCGTTCAAGGACTTCCTGCTCAAGAACATCGAGCAGGTGAACAAGCTGCAGCAGGACGCGACGCAGGCGACCGAGGACCTGCTGGCGGGTCGCCGGGACGACCCCGAGAGCGTGTTCATCGCGACGCAGAAGGCGGACACGGCCTTCAAGATGCTCCTCCAGCTGCGCAACAAGGTCATGGACGCGTACGAAGAGGTCAAGCAGATCCGCGTCTGA